The Dreissena polymorpha isolate Duluth1 chromosome 10, UMN_Dpol_1.0, whole genome shotgun sequence genome includes a region encoding these proteins:
- the LOC127846978 gene encoding uncharacterized protein LOC127846978 isoform X2, giving the protein MKKKSRFTPTPGREKSLDTYIDAVKREILYGLKDRVQSNISDKESKALQSLLNDSSIIIRPADKGSGVVVVNTEDYIKNLEKEMNECDSYEKNNGKCKHEASRAVKKVANKLYRDGLIDQELKDYLIPKHPQEAKLKGNPKIHKNNNPYRTIVNGIRTATENMAEVAEKELNEFVETTPSYIKDTTDFLTKLQEIPNEIPENTMLFCFDVIKLYPSIPKQKGLEACREALETRTDKTIPSKAIEEMITTVLDNNIITFNGTEYKQRKGVAIGSKLGRNFACAYMRKWDEELMKNEFIPIFYKRYIDDGFGFWTHGLEKLNEFLMFANQIDESIQVEMRVGGKEIEFLDTIVKIEDRKVITSLYTKPSDKHMYLNYKSSHPRKTKEAIPYSQAIRLKRICSKDTDYQVHKKKLKHYLRKRGYSGKIIDRQFDRADKLDRDTLLKPSEDKKKNMKRVPLVLTYSKKLPRIHDIVKKHLPLLHESNRMKEVFNEMPIVAYRRDKNIADILVHEKTNRTMTREVNPVERCTKKCVVCDMLTRGLHNRGGVSGVTISKRQTCEACNVIYGINCIQCGKIVYVGETSRSLKERLKEHEADTRHHRSKPVAEHFNSGQHSVEDMGVCVLQNIRDNSDYYRKIKELNWIQLLKTEVPNGLNTKAASDLVWQNYRR; this is encoded by the coding sequence ATGAAGAAAAAAAGTAGATTTACACCAACACCTGGGAGAGAAAAAAGTCTTGATACATATATTGACGCGGTAAAACGAGAGATACTATATGGACTTAAAGACAGAGTTCAGTCAAATATAAGTGACAAAGAATCAAAGGCCTTACAAAGCTTGCTGAATGATTCAAGTATAATCATTCGACCCGCAGACAAAGGATCAGGAGTTGTGGTCGTTAATACCGAGGACTATATCAAAAATCTGGAGAAGGAAATGAATGAATGTGattcttatgaaaaaaacaacggaAAGTGTAAACATGAAGCAAGCAGGGCGGTTAAAAAGGTAGCAAATAAATTATATAGAGACGGCCTTATTGACCAGGAACTGAAAGATTACTTAATACCAAAACACCCccaagaagcaaagttaaaaggaaatccaaaaatccataaaaataacAATCCATACCGGACAATAGTGAATGGCATTAGGACGGCCACAGAAAACATGGCAGAAGTTGCAGAGAAAGAGTTGAATGAGTTTGTAGAAACAACACCAAGTTATATTAAAGATACAACAGATTTTCTGACAAAACTGCAAGAAATCCCCAATGAAATTCCAGAAAATACAATGCTTTTCTGCTTTGATGTTATCAAACTTTATCCATCCATTCCTAAACAAAAAGGCTTAGAGGCATGTAGAGAAGCACTTGAAACTAGAACAGACAAAACCATCCCTTCAAAAGCAATAGAAGAAATGATAACCACCGTTCTTgacaacaatattataacattCAATGGAACTGAGTATAAACAAAGAAAAGGAGTTGCCATAGGCTCAAAGTTGGGGAGGAATTTTGCATGTGCCTATATGCGTAAATGGGATGAAGAACTAATGAAGAATGAGTTCATACCAATCTTTTACAAAAGATACATCGACGATGGATTTGGATTTTGGACACATGGACTGGAAAAGCTTAATGAGTTCCTTATGTTTGCAAACCAGATTGATGAAAGTATTCAAGTAGAAATGAGAGTTGGTGGGAAAGAAATAGAATTTCTGGATACTATCGTGAAGATAGAAGATAGGAAAGTAATAACATCTTTATACACAAAACCCTCAGAcaagcacatgtatttaaactacaaatcaagccatccaagaaaaacaaaagaagccaTTCCATATAGTCAAGCCATTAGActgaaaagaatctgttctaAAGATACAGATTATCAGGTccataagaaaaaattaaaacactatctTCGTAAACGTGGCTATAGCGGAAAGATCATTGACAGGCAATTTGATCGAGCAGACAAGCTGGATAGGGATACTCTTTTGAAACCAAGTGAAGACaagaagaaaaacatgaaaagagTTCCACTTGTACTTACGTACTCGAAAAAACTACCACGCATACACGATATTGTGAAAAAGCACCTACCTCTACTGCACGAGTCGAATAGaatgaaggaagtttttaatgaaatgcctattgttgcatacagacgagacaaGAACATAGCAGATATATTAGTGCATGAAAAAACCAATCGTACTATGACAAGGGAGGTCAATCCAGTAGAAAGATGCACCAAGAAGTGTGTAGTGTGTGACATGCTAACAAGGGGGTTGCACAACCGTGGAGGGGTGAGTGGAGTGACCATTAGCAAAAGGCAGACCTGTGAAGCATGTAACGTCATCTATGGAATAAACTGTATACAGTGTggcaaaatagtttatgtgggggagacatcacgctcactaaaagaacgattaaaggagcatgaggcagatacaaggcaccacagaagcaaacctgttgctgagcattttaactccggacaacatagtgtagaagacatgggagtatgtgttttacaaaatattagagacaattcggattactaccgcaagataaaagaacttaactggattcaattgttaaagacagaagttccaaatggacttaacacaaaagcagcttccgatttagtatggcagaattataggcgatag
- the LOC127846978 gene encoding uncharacterized protein LOC127846978 isoform X1, whose amino-acid sequence MSMKNYITSHQSKLLRYKSHADFLNKCLTEGIVPNGFKLQWEPQIDMDLETREKCAKVKKDASLRLITLTEKAITSKIIELQSNNVDIHNENSNHLQRSLYERKQNKLQKARMLNFDIRDINNSLDDFIVKNVAGDGNCFYRCIALDIYGSVEKHACIRDKIVHHMHNNTNLYSVYIDEDINIHITNQSHKDGRMSSWATEAEIYAAATVYSAVVQIYNVTNGVTQILNFEPVTKSTKIKRYFFLKMEHGHFDSLRVKSKQKVSHDRIEDTSQFDWFDMEQLPEKPHVKTVSHDEMVRIPKPSEVEHACFKDKKKVINKDNPHKDTDRDLVTKDQFSTIINLSSRDLTFNEKEILSKGLKFIPTTNKYDITKLQSDLCEWERRMRLKEYFHDKQNDQEKDNIKPWMKKKSRFTPTPGREKSLDTYIDAVKREILYGLKDRVQSNISDKESKALQSLLNDSSIIIRPADKGSGVVVVNTEDYIKNLEKEMNECDSYEKNNGKCKHEASRAVKKVANKLYRDGLIDQELKDYLIPKHPQEAKLKGNPKIHKNNNPYRTIVNGIRTATENMAEVAEKELNEFVETTPSYIKDTTDFLTKLQEIPNEIPENTMLFCFDVIKLYPSIPKQKGLEACREALETRTDKTIPSKAIEEMITTVLDNNIITFNGTEYKQRKGVAIGSKLGRNFACAYMRKWDEELMKNEFIPIFYKRYIDDGFGFWTHGLEKLNEFLMFANQIDESIQVEMRVGGKEIEFLDTIVKIEDRKVITSLYTKPSDKHMYLNYKSSHPRKTKEAIPYSQAIRLKRICSKDTDYQVHKKKLKHYLRKRGYSGKIIDRQFDRADKLDRDTLLKPSEDKKKNMKRVPLVLTYSKKLPRIHDIVKKHLPLLHESNRMKEVFNEMPIVAYRRDKNIADILVHEKTNRTMTREVNPVERCTKKCVVCDMLTRGLHNRGGVSGVTISKRQTCEACNVIYGINCIQCGKIVYVGETSRSLKERLKEHEADTRHHRSKPVAEHFNSGQHSVEDMGVCVLQNIRDNSDYYRKIKELNWIQLLKTEVPNGLNTKAASDLVWQNYRR is encoded by the coding sequence ATGAGTATGAAGAACTACATAACATCGCACCAGAGTAAATTGCTACGTTACAAATCACATGCGGATTTCTTAAATAAGTGCCTCACGGAAGGAATAGTGCCAAATGGATTTAAATTACAATGGGAACCACAAATAGATATGGATCTGGAAACTCGAGAAAAATGTGCCAAAGTCAAGAAGGATGCGTCATTGCGGTTGATTACACTTACTGAAAAGGCTATTACAAGTAAGATAATAGAATTACAAAGCAACAATGTTGATATTCATAATGAAAACTCAAATCATTTACAAAGGAGTCTATATGAACGGaaacaaaacaaattgcaaaagGCACGTATGCTTAATTTTGACATCAGAGACATTAATAACTCATTAGatgatttcattgtgaaaaatGTAGCAGGAGATGGGAATTGTTTTTACAGATGTATTGCTTTAGACATTTATGGATCTGTGGAGAAACATGCATGTATACGAGATAAGATAGTTCACCATATGCACAACAACACCAATCTGTATTCAGTATATATAGATGAGGACATCAACATTCATATTACAAATCAGAGTCATAAAGATGGCAGAATGTCTTCATGGGCTACAGAAGCAGAAATTTATGCAGCGGCTACGGTATATTCAGCTGTTGTACAGATCTACAACGTAACGAACGGTGTAACTCAAATTCTGAATTTCGAACCggttacaaaaagtacaaaaataaagcgatattttttcttgaaaatggAACATGGACATTTTGATTCATTAAGAGTGAAAAGTAAGCAAAAAGTATCACATGACCGAATTGAAGATACGTCTCAGTTTGACTGGTTCGATATGGAACAACTTCCCGAAAAGCCCCATGTCAAAACAGTATCGCATGATGAAATGGTACGAATTCCGAAACCATCTGAAGTGGAACATGCATGTTTTAAGGACAAAAAGAAGGTTATAAACAAAGACAATCCACACAAAGATACAGACAGAGACTTGGTAACAAAGGATCAGTTTTCAACAATCATAAACTTATCTTCCAGGGatttaacatttaatgaaaaagaaattCTATCAAAAGGTTTAAAATTCATACCTACAACTAACAAATATGACATCACAAAACTGCAAAGCGATCTCTGTGAGTGGGAAAGACGCATGCGTCTTAAAGAGTATTTCCATGATAAACAAAATGATCAGGAGAAAGATAATATCAAACCATGGATGAAGAAAAAAAGTAGATTTACACCAACACCTGGGAGAGAAAAAAGTCTTGATACATATATTGACGCGGTAAAACGAGAGATACTATATGGACTTAAAGACAGAGTTCAGTCAAATATAAGTGACAAAGAATCAAAGGCCTTACAAAGCTTGCTGAATGATTCAAGTATAATCATTCGACCCGCAGACAAAGGATCAGGAGTTGTGGTCGTTAATACCGAGGACTATATCAAAAATCTGGAGAAGGAAATGAATGAATGTGattcttatgaaaaaaacaacggaAAGTGTAAACATGAAGCAAGCAGGGCGGTTAAAAAGGTAGCAAATAAATTATATAGAGACGGCCTTATTGACCAGGAACTGAAAGATTACTTAATACCAAAACACCCccaagaagcaaagttaaaaggaaatccaaaaatccataaaaataacAATCCATACCGGACAATAGTGAATGGCATTAGGACGGCCACAGAAAACATGGCAGAAGTTGCAGAGAAAGAGTTGAATGAGTTTGTAGAAACAACACCAAGTTATATTAAAGATACAACAGATTTTCTGACAAAACTGCAAGAAATCCCCAATGAAATTCCAGAAAATACAATGCTTTTCTGCTTTGATGTTATCAAACTTTATCCATCCATTCCTAAACAAAAAGGCTTAGAGGCATGTAGAGAAGCACTTGAAACTAGAACAGACAAAACCATCCCTTCAAAAGCAATAGAAGAAATGATAACCACCGTTCTTgacaacaatattataacattCAATGGAACTGAGTATAAACAAAGAAAAGGAGTTGCCATAGGCTCAAAGTTGGGGAGGAATTTTGCATGTGCCTATATGCGTAAATGGGATGAAGAACTAATGAAGAATGAGTTCATACCAATCTTTTACAAAAGATACATCGACGATGGATTTGGATTTTGGACACATGGACTGGAAAAGCTTAATGAGTTCCTTATGTTTGCAAACCAGATTGATGAAAGTATTCAAGTAGAAATGAGAGTTGGTGGGAAAGAAATAGAATTTCTGGATACTATCGTGAAGATAGAAGATAGGAAAGTAATAACATCTTTATACACAAAACCCTCAGAcaagcacatgtatttaaactacaaatcaagccatccaagaaaaacaaaagaagccaTTCCATATAGTCAAGCCATTAGActgaaaagaatctgttctaAAGATACAGATTATCAGGTccataagaaaaaattaaaacactatctTCGTAAACGTGGCTATAGCGGAAAGATCATTGACAGGCAATTTGATCGAGCAGACAAGCTGGATAGGGATACTCTTTTGAAACCAAGTGAAGACaagaagaaaaacatgaaaagagTTCCACTTGTACTTACGTACTCGAAAAAACTACCACGCATACACGATATTGTGAAAAAGCACCTACCTCTACTGCACGAGTCGAATAGaatgaaggaagtttttaatgaaatgcctattgttgcatacagacgagacaaGAACATAGCAGATATATTAGTGCATGAAAAAACCAATCGTACTATGACAAGGGAGGTCAATCCAGTAGAAAGATGCACCAAGAAGTGTGTAGTGTGTGACATGCTAACAAGGGGGTTGCACAACCGTGGAGGGGTGAGTGGAGTGACCATTAGCAAAAGGCAGACCTGTGAAGCATGTAACGTCATCTATGGAATAAACTGTATACAGTGTggcaaaatagtttatgtgggggagacatcacgctcactaaaagaacgattaaaggagcatgaggcagatacaaggcaccacagaagcaaacctgttgctgagcattttaactccggacaacatagtgtagaagacatgggagtatgtgttttacaaaatattagagacaattcggattactaccgcaagataaaagaacttaactggattcaattgttaaagacagaagttccaaatggacttaacacaaaagcagcttccgatttagtatggcagaattataggcgatag